In Cydia fagiglandana chromosome 23, ilCydFagi1.1, whole genome shotgun sequence, the genomic window TTTGTCGTATTTACAGTCGGTACTATCTCCACGTGGCTTGAACGCACACAGACATTTTATCTTAGCTTTTCTAAATTTGTAAATAGCTTAGTTTTAAGATGATTGACTATTGTAAATAAATCGAAATAGACTACAATGTAAGCCAgtttattaattacctataattaattaaatatgaaacctCACGAGGAGGTAATATTCAAAATGGGTGCGTAACGCAATCGGGTCATTTTGACCCAGTGTCGTAAAGTCATGGGACGAAATTAATGGTATTCATTTTGTATTTCGatttattgacaataattaagtGGTGTAGGTTCGAAAGACGGCAACACGGTTTAATATTATGCGCAATTATacgtatttattaaaaaaaacataaaaacccCTTTGTTGAGTTTGTAGTAACAGTATGTGGCATAAAATTTTACgtttgcaatttatagagcgTCATATAACCGAAATAAATACAGCTATACAATAGAGTTACTATTACTATACTATTATGTCCTGCATATCTCTCACCTCTTCTATTAGATAGCTGCATCTCTTTCAAATGGTCAATCACGAGCTGCAGCACGAACATAATACAGCTAATATGTTAAAagcaataatttttatttttatgttccaCAGTTTTTTAGCATGCTTTTCAATGTCCATTCGAAAAATATCTAGTATAAAGGGAACTCCAAAGTTCATTTGTATTTCTATTAGATTATAATTATAAGCTCTCAATTCCATGAACTTGAAGTGAACTCAAGTCCATGGAATTGAGGtttaaggccccccccccccccccacatctagcgtctttcgagcgtcggcgtctacaactctatggccgctgctggACGCAattgcgcagcgacgtcattttccatagcgctgaccagacgccgacgctcgaaagacgctagatgtgggggggccctaaaccTGAATAAAAATACTGGGTACTTTTGACCCATTGCCTGAAATATGTTTGTCACAAGTAATCAGCCACGTAGGATCGAGTAGGAATACACTTACATAATATCGGCCATATTCGTGTGTAACTTACGCTAGTTATTTATAATAGCCGTATGAACCGTAATGAAataaatcgatgacgtaattgcggctcttttatttatatactcTGGCACACCtagtttgtcagtagaagaaGGCGGCCAATTTAAAAAAACGTAGGCACAAAGAGTTGACTTCCCAtggaaaatttgaaattcgcgccttttgctactgacaagtgGGTATGTCTCACTGTATGTCTGAATATATTTTTCCCGCGCATTTTTTGGTTAGTTAGGATGGCAACTCCACTGCTGTGTTGCCATCCTAAAACTAATGAGCTCCCCTTCTATTATTTtcaataggtactataggtagcgGCGGTGGTCTTGTAACAAATAATATAGGGGGTCAATAActgcagtggcgtagcgtgtactaatctagccgtgggcgaaatcacatctgcgaggcccttttcttttACTGTGCCTGACCGAAGAGGCCTCGCGCGAGGCCATTTCGGGCGCGAGTCAGTGGGCGACGGCCCACTTTGCCCACGCTTAGCTACGCCACTGTTAATTATAAATCTTCGTAACATTTGCTAGAAGCGTTTATAATTATGCGCGCCTGTGCGCGAGGCCCCTCTTGGGGCGCGAGGCCGTGGGCGACGGCCCCTTTCGCCGACACCTAGCAACGCCACTGAATAACTGTACTGTTCTCGGGCAGCAaaccaattttaattttaggggTATTTTTGTAGTTAAAGGCTTAACAAAATGTATAGAAATGAGTAGTCAGATATTCATGCATGATCTTTATTCCATCACAATAAAGTTTACATTACACAACAGCCTTTCTCCTATCTCTAAAGAAGTCATAATCATCCGGCGACAGTCCCTTTAGCTTGGTATAATCAAACTTCTCCTTACTCTTCCAATGTGTCTTCCTAACGTGTCCTCTAGCATTGTTCATTGTATGGAACTTCAGGTCGCAAAGTGGACACTGTATAGTTGGCTCCATATGTTTCCGCATTATATGAGTTTTTAAACTACTCGCACAGTTAGTTTTTACTTCGCAATACGGACAGGAATAAGGGTTCTCACCAGTGTGTAATCTTCTATGCTTCTTTAAAGCTGTTGGGCCGGATAAATTAGCCCCACATATGTCACAGACTTTCGGTTTCCGCTGGCCGGTGTGCGTTTTCACATGGTTTTTCAGTTGAGTACTGTCGAAATACCGTTTATGGCAATGTTCACATTCAAACGGTCGGACATTTagatgaattctatttatatgCGCTTTTAGCATATCTAGAGTATTCGCAGAGTACTCACAGTGAGTACAGTGGTGCTTAAAAGCGTATGGTATGTTGCTTTTGTGTTCTTCACTTTGAACATGTTCTAGATATTCTTGCCTAGAATTGTACTGTTTATTGCAATACAGACATAAGTTAGGCTTCTTTTCATGCTTATTGTTTATATGTGAGCGTAATTCTAATTTAGTTTTCAGAACTTTATCGCAGGTGAGACATTTGTATATTCTGTTCCTTTTGACTTTTGAAAGTTTTTTAGGCTGCATAAGTTTATTTTCTGAACGAACTCGGTATTTACCGCATTTAAACGGTTTTTCAGTTACTCCACAAGTTTCCATATGAGTCTCTAGATGCTTTATATTAGCGAACTTTCGGAAACATGATTTGCAAACATGCTTATCATTATGACAGTATTCAAAATGTTTCCAATACTGCTTTTCTAAGTAAAATGACTTTCCACATTCACAAGTATTTGGCTTTATGTCCAAATGGTCTTTATTAACATGAGCAATAAGATAAGGTAGGGTCTGTCCAAATTTAGATCCACATAAACAAGACATAGGTTTTGTTTTCAACAGTCGCTGTTCATTGAAGTGTTGTATGTATTCCTCGTGTATGCATGGCCATATATCACAGTGAGGACAGCTAAAAATTTTAGAATCAATTTTGTGTCTCTTCATATGTTTTATCAGAAAACTCTTCCATGTATAATCTTTTCCACACTtatcacaaatatatttttctatctCTTTAGATTTAGGTTTTTCTATTTCATTATAATTGTCTAAAACAATTACAGCTCTTTTCCAATCATTGCTGAAACTTGCCGACAGTTCCGAGGTCTCCTTGAGAAGTTGCTCGAGGTACTTGCTGTAGATATGGACATTATTTTTGGTTTTGTAGATGAAAGCATAACTGCTGTATGCTAGGGATTTGCATGGTTCGCAGATATAGTCACTTGCAACTAAGTCTTGAATCtggaaaacataataataaaagttCAGTAAGTATCCATCTCCAAACTATACACAAGGAAGGCAAAGGATGTATAGTTCAGGTAAATATGTAACTAAAATTTTAGAAGCCTAAATAACGTTTGTAAAAATACTAATAAACTTTTTTAGGTAACTACTTAAACCTAGTGACACTTACATTTCCAAATATAGCTTCAAGTAGTTCTTTAAGAGTTATCTTTTCTTGTTCTAAGTCTTCTGTTACCAGCGCATGGTCCAAATGTAGTAATTCTTCATTGGTATCAAAACAAAGAGTGCAAAAAGTCGTGGATTGTAGAATGGTCTTCAAATTTTTCACAATGTCTGGCTTAGTAAAATTTCTTGCTATTTTGTTCATGATTTGTGTATGTAGCTTTCAAacataatattacatttcacAATATTCATAAGAATCATAAGTTTCATAACAGAATCCAAAACAATTTAGTTAGTGATACTGATAAGCTCATTAAGCAAGCTGACTGATAATTTGATAAGTGCATTCCACCAAAGAGAATACATACAATCACTACGTTTTACGTTACGTTCCACTTCCACTGACTGACTGACAGCAGCAAActtaagttgctaacacactatcgcaccgcaccaaggtcattgtgggacgcacccataagtaaaagggagaaagcgatatctctttctccctcttacttatgggtgcgtcccacaatgaccttggtgcggtgcgatagtgtgttagcaactttagGCTGGCGGCCATTTTAAATTATAGTCAACTTGCTATTTTTGATATcaagcatattgtaatatgggTCTTTTGATGTTATATAAATACAAAAGTTTGTGTGATTTTTAATAATCGTGGCAATAAAGGTGAATAATAATTAACGATGCCTTTTAAAATATGTACAGCGATTTATTTGCACGCTTCAATCTACTCGTTTGTTCAAAATTTCCGGTTTCCGTTGAGGTGAAATAGCGTTAAAGACTTTTTGTCTGTGGAATGACGCTGTCATGGTATCATGTCATTCATtttatgacagcgttttacacaaaaataaaacgctaattaaataacttaccctattcggaacctaataataatattgagaatggcaaccctgttgtcggtcgtattgtccttttctagcatatacgtccctctctctcccacactcccaccacacagcagtttgctttttggcggttgtcgcaaaaacaaatttccaactcattgtctcaaaattacaccaggcaggattaaaactttaggttccgaatagggtaagttatttaattagcgttttatttttgtgtaaaacgctgtcattaaacaactgtaccgctattcggaacctaataataatattgagacgtgtttgttatcgcctggtggtgggaagacgccaagccaatgtgattatacatgtacttattatgtatatgtaatattattatattatgagtgtttaattaattatgcagtacaccctttattttaacacctgtgaggagagaggtatttagtaaagcatacaatttgatattccattatattatgattatgatactaacttaacattttgtatacgtacttaatgtacttataaatgttcaaaaagaataagtgagtcaccacaagggtgctatacttaattacttaaatgtaggtatgtgaaaactaggtaaaagaagatgtgataagtcagtctactcttcaaagagcatacaacatctgttataaggagtaatgtaattcaagtatgaaaagataaaaataataacgtactagagtagtttttatttataagtcgcaattcttatcaaatttgataataattatctataatagtaaagtaagcagttgcagggatataacaaggacaggacctttcttatttccagaatccctcgggattaggtagacgaatattttaattattcgttatatcactatcaccacaaacagagttaataaaattaggtacttattcaaatgtcatagggaatcactaaatttatttaatgactgtaagccatatacttggttataggttatagttatagctataaaatgcatttaacccttttatatgctttactaacgagaacgcaagtcactgtaaatacataaataaaccttacttaaaagtgtgaaggttaggtactatgagagcttaagccacaacactcattgttcactgcgctgtggcactagttatgacgctttgtggtgttcttgtgtagaattgccacagaactttatcaataatatttgc contains:
- the LOC134675785 gene encoding oocyte zinc finger protein XlCOF6-like encodes the protein MNKIARNFTKPDIVKNLKTILQSTTFCTLCFDTNEELLHLDHALVTEDLEQEKITLKELLEAIFGNIQDLVASDYICEPCKSLAYSSYAFIYKTKNNVHIYSKYLEQLLKETSELSASFSNDWKRAVIVLDNYNEIEKPKSKEIEKYICDKCGKDYTWKSFLIKHMKRHKIDSKIFSCPHCDIWPCIHEEYIQHFNEQRLLKTKPMSCLCGSKFGQTLPYLIAHVNKDHLDIKPNTCECGKSFYLEKQYWKHFEYCHNDKHVCKSCFRKFANIKHLETHMETCGVTEKPFKCGKYRVRSENKLMQPKKLSKVKRNRIYKCLTCDKVLKTKLELRSHINNKHEKKPNLCLYCNKQYNSRQEYLEHVQSEEHKSNIPYAFKHHCTHCEYSANTLDMLKAHINRIHLNVRPFECEHCHKRYFDSTQLKNHVKTHTGQRKPKVCDICGANLSGPTALKKHRRLHTGENPYSCPYCEVKTNCASSLKTHIMRKHMEPTIQCPLCDLKFHTMNNARGHVRKTHWKSKEKFDYTKLKGLSPDDYDFFRDRRKAVV